The Streptomyces sp. NBC_00597 DNA segment TGGCGCCCTCGGAGACGAAGAACATGATCTGCCCGATCTTCATCCCGGCGTAGACGCGCACGGGACGGGTCGGGGTGAGCATCAGCGTCCACTGGCCGTGGAAGCCGATGTCACCGATGGGCGCGGTGATCTCGACGAACAGCCCCAGTCGGCCGACGGAGGAGCGACCGAAGAGCAGGGGGACGAAGAGGTCGGATCCCACCTCCTCCAGGGTGTGGCCGAGGTACAGCTCGCCGGGCTGCAGGACGTGGCCCTCGTCGCCGATCTCTGTGCGACGGGTGGGGTTTGGTCGGTGGGTGTCGAGTACCTGGTCGGTGTAGGTGAGCAGGGTCCCGCCCAGGCGGACGTTGTAGCTGTTCGGGTTGACCTGGGGCGGCGTGAAGGGGGAGATGCGCAGCCGTCCGTCCTTCGAGGCGGAGGTGATCTCGGGTCCGGTGAGGATCACTGGTCGTCTCCGTTGGTCAGGATGCTCTTGATCGCCGATCCGAGGCTGAGGCCGGCGGGGTGGGCTCGGCTGCCGAGACAGGTGTCGGCCAGGTAGTCGGTGGTCAGCACGCTCGCCAGCCCGGCGGGGAGCGGATCGGGGGAACTGATCAGGGGGCCTGCCCGCTCGGCGAGGTGAGTCAGCAGTGCAGCGGGGTCGTTACGGAAGGCCGGCGCGACCTGGGCCTCGACCAGGCTGTTGTCGAACGGCTCGATGGCCAGCAGATCTCCCGCGGTGAGGACTTCGCCCAGCAGCGTCGTGCGCACGGCGGTCTCGTTGAGGACGACCGCCTCGCTACCCAGCCCGCTGCGCAACCGGTCGGCCAGTTCACGGAGCAGGGCGTGGCGGTCGAGAGGCTTGTTCCGATAGGGCGCTACGAGACGTCCCAACGGCTCGGCCAGCTGGGCGTCGATGGAGGCGATCTGTTCACGGACGGAGGC contains these protein-coding regions:
- the dcd gene encoding dCTP deaminase, producing the protein MILTGPEITSASKDGRLRISPFTPPQVNPNSYNVRLGGTLLTYTDQVLDTHRPNPTRRTEIGDEGHVLQPGELYLGHTLEEVGSDLFVPLLFGRSSVGRLGLFVEITAPIGDIGFHGQWTLMLTPTRPVRVYAGMKIGQIMFFVSEGAIDLYEGKYQAASGPQPSSYWRDLDGTAVTS